Proteins encoded within one genomic window of Citrobacter amalonaticus Y19:
- a CDS encoding YfgG family protein: MSQATSMRRRHRFNSRMTRIVLLISFIFFFGRFVYSSIGAWHHHQDKKDAQQSSLSVETPAQR; the protein is encoded by the coding sequence GTGAGTCAGGCAACCAGTATGCGAAGACGACATCGATTTAACAGTCGCATGACCCGTATCGTATTGCTTATCAGCTTTATCTTCTTTTTTGGACGCTTTGTCTACTCTTCTATCGGTGCCTGGCATCATCATCAGGACAAAAAAGACGCGCAACAGTCCAGCCTCTCTGTCGAAACGCCTGCTCAACGTTAA